In Rutidosis leptorrhynchoides isolate AG116_Rl617_1_P2 unplaced genomic scaffold, CSIRO_AGI_Rlap_v1 contig141, whole genome shotgun sequence, the following proteins share a genomic window:
- the LOC139881325 gene encoding thioredoxin M2, chloroplastic-like, which yields MIHPVIDELARQYTGKLKCYRVNTDDSPTIASQYGIRSIPTVIIFKNGEKKDAIIGAVPKSTLTSSIEKFL from the coding sequence ATGATCCACCCTGTAATAGATGAATTGGCAAGACAATACACTGGGAAGCTTAAATGCTACCGAGTCAACACTGATGATTCCCCAACAATTGCATCTCAATATGGAATCCGTAGCATCCCGACTGTCATAATTTTCAAGAATGGAGAGAAGAAAGATGCTATCATAGGTGCCGTTCCTAAATCAACTTTGACCTCTAGCATCGAGAAATTTTTGTAA